A portion of the Polaribacter cellanae genome contains these proteins:
- a CDS encoding transposase, with protein MSEQSKGRNYLFSPKGRLGLMFLKHYANCSDRKLIEQLNSNLDYQFFCDIELGFERLTNYKIVSQIRCELAEKLDINSIEKILFNSWKNEIENPNQIVMDATCYESEVRYPSIQKLLWESVHWLYNQLRKTCSILGVKMIRSKYIKWKKRYQGFSKMRRKTKSKRISLTRGLLNLLSKFINFEKELSENHNIEFIALYYKRINTIQRIYKQQKDHFDTGEKIKDRIVSIQKDYIRPIVRGKEVKPVEFGAKVNKVQIDGISFIEHINFNAFHEGNRFIQTVQKAQGLTRKKVKIAGADKIYATNKNRKHCSSKNIETDFIPKGKKPKNHKEKKQLRAIIAKERATRLEGSFGKDKEYYHLRKIKAKTKKNEILWIFFGIHTGNALEIGRRKIAKTAQQVV; from the coding sequence ATTTCTGAACAATCAAAAGGGAGAAACTATCTTTTTAGTCCTAAAGGAAGACTAGGTTTAATGTTTTTAAAACATTATGCTAATTGTTCAGATAGAAAATTGATTGAGCAACTAAACTCGAATTTAGACTATCAATTTTTCTGTGATATAGAACTAGGTTTTGAACGCTTAACAAACTATAAAATAGTGAGCCAAATACGTTGTGAATTAGCAGAGAAACTCGATATTAATTCCATAGAAAAAATTCTATTCAACTCTTGGAAAAACGAAATTGAAAACCCCAATCAAATTGTAATGGATGCTACTTGTTATGAAAGTGAAGTTCGTTACCCTAGCATCCAAAAATTACTTTGGGAGTCGGTTCATTGGTTGTACAATCAATTACGTAAAACCTGCTCTATATTAGGGGTTAAAATGATTAGAAGTAAATATATCAAGTGGAAAAAACGTTATCAAGGATTTAGTAAAATGCGAAGAAAAACCAAGTCGAAACGTATTTCATTAACCCGAGGTTTACTCAATCTGTTAAGTAAATTTATCAACTTTGAAAAAGAGTTGTCAGAAAATCACAATATTGAGTTTATAGCTTTGTATTATAAGCGAATAAATACAATTCAAAGGATTTACAAACAACAAAAAGATCATTTTGATACAGGAGAAAAAATCAAAGATAGAATTGTAAGCATTCAAAAGGATTATATTCGTCCTATTGTTCGAGGAAAGGAAGTAAAACCTGTTGAATTTGGAGCAAAAGTTAACAAAGTTCAAATTGATGGAATTAGCTTTATCGAACATATTAACTTTAATGCATTTCATGAAGGAAATCGTTTTATTCAAACAGTCCAAAAAGCACAAGGATTAACTCGAAAAAAAGTAAAAATAGCTGGAGCAGATAAAATTTATGCCACCAATAAAAATAGAAAACACTGTAGTTCTAAGAACATAGAAACAGACTTTATCCCCAAGGGAAAAAAGCCGAAAAATCATAAAGAAAAAAAGCAACTTAGAGCTATTATCGCAAAAGAAAGAGCTACAAGATTAGAAGGTTCTTTTGGAAAGGATAAAGAATATTATCACTTACGAAAAATAAAAGCCAAAACTAAAAAGAATGAAATTCTATGGATATTCTTTGGAATACACACAGGGAATGCTCTTGAAATTGGCCGAAGAAAAATAGCTAAAACAGCACAACAAGTAGTCTAA
- a CDS encoding CPCC family cysteine-rich protein, whose translation MAKPKVVAILHTSEFHAEIPRVQNRNYSYTNTLGNIRTNPLERQQAIEKYSTIKLTELSEKERAEQLEVMTLEDWSDSIGWNSLPKPVRNEFESGKEIKNPELEKYDAVLMIWLRYRLESVTNEFLCEKLNLDRIIGEPIKLESCPCCGYRTIEERGNYDICKVCWWEDDGQDNQHSEKIMGGPNYGISLVIGRYNYLIYGLYDPKRTDLMELKAEQNEFEKGRIFEIIDNEYLIEKGTDWKWKITLPNTV comes from the coding sequence TTGGCTAAACCAAAGGTAGTTGCAATTTTGCACACTTCTGAATTTCATGCTGAAATTCCTCGCGTACAAAACCGCAACTATTCTTATACAAACACGTTAGGCAACATTAGAACAAACCCATTGGAAAGGCAACAAGCAATAGAAAAATATTCAACAATCAAATTGACCGAACTTTCAGAAAAAGAAAGAGCGGAACAGTTAGAAGTTATGACTTTAGAAGATTGGAGCGATTCCATAGGTTGGAATTCTTTACCAAAACCTGTTCGGAATGAATTTGAGTCTGGGAAAGAAATTAAAAACCCTGAATTGGAAAAGTATGATGCAGTTTTAATGATTTGGTTAAGATATCGACTGGAATCTGTAACAAACGAATTCTTATGCGAAAAACTTAATCTTGACAGGATAATAGGCGAACCGATTAAACTCGAATCGTGTCCTTGTTGTGGTTACAGAACAATTGAAGAACGTGGTAATTATGATATTTGTAAAGTTTGCTGGTGGGAAGATGATGGACAAGACAATCAGCATTCTGAAAAAATAATGGGCGGACCGAATTACGGAATTAGTTTAGTTATAGGTAGATACAACTATCTGATTTATGGACTTTATGACCCAAAACGAACTGACCTGATGGAATTAAAAGCGGAACAAAACGAATTTGAAAAAGGCAGAATATTTGAAATAATTGACAATGAGTATCTGATTGAAAAAGGAACTGATTGGAAATGGAAAATAACGTTGCCTAACACCGTATAA
- a CDS encoding IS110 family transposase, translating into MKEQISLDVVNKNAAGIDIGSRSHWVAVGQSDDLIKEFGVYNENLYQLADWLTSHNIKHVAMESTGNYWQNLHAVLLSRGFEVTLCNGKFTKNIKGKKTDVKDCQWIQKLHSLGLLSGSFLPDEDTEILRTYTRHRYNLIKQAASATKKMQKYLRLMNIRLDVVVKDVVGLTGLKIIRAIALGETDPEKLASLRHYNCKKSEEEIAKALHSNGRKDFLYALKDELDTYDFVQKKIRECDDQIAAKLDEIIGKDPEKQEHYIDKKPYKRINKNTPKDIDINLKSYQMFKGVDLLAIEGMSYNTVLTIMSEVGFDGIKKFNSAKQFTSWLRLAPNNKVSGGKVLSSKIGKGSNRLKIALRNAANSIGNLKDSTPLRDFFHRINFRKGRVSAITATARKLAVIIWNMVTKGIPYQNPEGYLYLDQKRKLGIVKRMKKQITKFGITNDDLELNTTP; encoded by the coding sequence ATGAAAGAACAAATTAGCTTAGATGTAGTCAATAAAAATGCAGCAGGCATTGATATTGGTAGTAGAAGTCATTGGGTGGCAGTTGGTCAGAGCGATGACTTAATCAAAGAGTTTGGCGTCTACAATGAAAATCTATACCAACTCGCCGATTGGTTGACCTCTCACAACATTAAGCATGTTGCTATGGAGAGTACCGGAAACTACTGGCAAAATTTACATGCCGTACTGCTCTCAAGAGGATTTGAGGTAACCCTGTGCAATGGTAAATTTACCAAAAACATCAAAGGAAAGAAAACAGATGTCAAAGACTGTCAATGGATCCAAAAACTACACAGTTTAGGACTGCTCTCGGGTAGTTTTTTACCCGATGAAGACACCGAAATACTCAGAACATACACAAGACACCGATACAATCTGATAAAACAAGCTGCCTCGGCAACAAAGAAGATGCAGAAATACCTTAGACTTATGAATATTCGCCTCGATGTAGTGGTCAAAGATGTGGTGGGACTTACAGGACTTAAAATTATTCGTGCCATTGCTCTAGGCGAAACCGATCCAGAAAAACTAGCAAGTTTACGTCATTACAACTGCAAGAAAAGCGAAGAAGAAATTGCCAAAGCATTGCACTCCAACGGAAGAAAAGACTTCCTTTATGCACTAAAAGATGAGCTAGACACCTACGATTTCGTGCAAAAGAAAATAAGAGAATGTGACGACCAGATTGCCGCAAAACTCGACGAAATAATAGGTAAAGACCCTGAAAAACAAGAACATTATATCGATAAGAAACCGTATAAACGCATTAACAAAAACACCCCTAAAGACATAGACATCAATTTAAAATCCTACCAAATGTTCAAAGGTGTAGACCTTTTAGCCATAGAAGGTATGAGTTACAATACCGTCCTTACCATCATGAGTGAAGTAGGTTTTGATGGAATCAAAAAGTTTAATTCCGCAAAACAATTTACATCTTGGCTTAGGCTGGCGCCCAACAACAAAGTAAGTGGTGGAAAAGTGCTATCCAGCAAAATAGGGAAAGGAAGCAACAGACTCAAAATTGCTCTGCGAAATGCAGCAAACTCCATTGGTAATTTAAAAGACAGCACACCCCTGCGGGATTTTTTCCATAGAATCAACTTCAGAAAAGGCCGTGTCTCGGCCATCACTGCAACAGCAAGAAAATTAGCAGTCATCATTTGGAATATGGTCACAAAAGGAATTCCATACCAAAACCCAGAAGGCTATCTCTACCTTGACCAAAAAAGAAAATTAGGTATCGTTAAAAGAATGAAGAAACAAATCACTAAATTTGGAATAACAAATGACGATTTAGAGCTAAACACAACCCCTTGA
- a CDS encoding DUF2220 family protein: MSKIISEERLNSSSVAQSVKKSGDFKTLLTCGFIEYQKAVSGGGSYVVKNNQKLKNYFNDKFPKQLHDSFTADANVGTFKNTKIGKRVSQNVILVRGFKNIQINDEIVNLGKYTKDFGTFSAQVNTIKTDKICIVENLDSFLQAEKVIDNIFVFIHPYGGLSKSVVEKLIVNELWVFPDYDYKGLQNYIKVKSIFPDSQLYYPKDYENLFKKYSRSIKTKNGKEQNPHKTVQESKDPLVCKIKTDIYKTKRFLEQQALFQND, encoded by the coding sequence TTGAGTAAGATTATAAGCGAAGAAAGATTAAACTCTTCATCGGTTGCTCAATCTGTTAAAAAAAGTGGCGATTTTAAAACTCTATTAACTTGTGGTTTTATTGAATATCAAAAAGCTGTTTCTGGAGGAGGCAGTTATGTTGTAAAGAATAATCAAAAATTGAAAAATTATTTCAATGATAAGTTTCCAAAGCAATTACACGACAGTTTTACAGCTGATGCAAATGTCGGAACATTTAAAAATACAAAAATAGGCAAACGAGTTAGTCAGAATGTTATTTTGGTAAGAGGTTTCAAAAATATCCAAATAAACGATGAAATTGTAAACTTAGGAAAGTATACAAAAGATTTCGGCACTTTTTCGGCTCAGGTAAATACAATAAAAACAGACAAAATATGTATAGTTGAAAACCTCGATTCATTTCTTCAAGCAGAAAAAGTTATAGATAATATTTTCGTCTTTATTCATCCTTATGGTGGTTTAAGCAAATCTGTTGTAGAGAAATTGATTGTCAATGAATTATGGGTTTTTCCCGACTACGATTACAAAGGGTTGCAAAACTATATAAAGGTAAAAAGTATATTTCCTGACTCACAATTATATTACCCAAAGGATTACGAAAATCTTTTCAAAAAATATTCAAGAAGTATAAAAACAAAGAATGGAAAAGAACAAAATCCTCATAAAACAGTTCAAGAATCTAAAGACCCTTTGGTTTGTAAAATAAAAACTGACATATATAAAACAAAGCGATTTTTAGAACAACAAGCCCTTTTTCAAAATGATTAA
- a CDS encoding transposase translates to MKCNTAFQFFPLSENYDAHYARFLEGDLGKIYSAIPWNDLVSSFGISEQSKGRNYLFSPKGRLGLMFLKHYANCSDRKLIEQLNSNLDYQFFCDIELGFERLTNYKIVSQIRCELAEKLDINSIEKILFNSWKNEIENPNQIVMDATCYESEVRYPSIQKLLWESVHWLYNQLRKTCSILGVKMIRSKYIKWKKRYQGFSKMRRKTKSKRISLTRGLLNLLSKFINFEKELSENHNIEFIALYYKRINTIQRIYKQQKDHFDTGEKIKDRIVSIQKDYIRPIVRGKEVKPVEFGAKVNKVQIDGISFIEHINFNAFHEGNRFIQTVQKAQGLTRKKVKIAGADKIYATNKNRKHCSSKNIETDFIPKGKKPKNHKEKKQLRAIIAKERATRLEGSFGKDKEYYHLRKIKAKTKKNEILWIFFGIHTGNALEIGRRKIAKTAQQVA, encoded by the coding sequence CTGAAATGCAACACCGCATTTCAATTTTTTCCCCTCAGCGAGAATTATGATGCTCATTATGCGCGATTTTTAGAGGGAGATTTAGGTAAAATCTACTCTGCAATTCCTTGGAATGATTTAGTTAGCTCTTTTGGTATTTCTGAACAATCAAAAGGGAGAAACTATCTTTTTAGTCCTAAAGGAAGACTAGGTTTAATGTTTTTAAAACATTATGCTAATTGTTCAGATAGAAAATTGATTGAGCAACTAAACTCGAATTTAGACTATCAATTTTTCTGTGATATAGAACTAGGTTTTGAACGTTTAACAAACTATAAAATAGTGAGCCAAATACGTTGTGAATTAGCAGAGAAACTCGATATTAATTCCATAGAAAAAATTCTATTCAACTCTTGGAAAAACGAAATTGAAAACCCCAATCAAATTGTAATGGATGCTACTTGTTATGAAAGTGAAGTTCGTTACCCTAGCATCCAAAAATTACTTTGGGAGTCGGTTCATTGGTTGTACAATCAATTACGTAAAACCTGCTCTATATTAGGGGTTAAAATGATTAGAAGTAAATATATCAAGTGGAAAAAACGTTATCAAGGATTTAGTAAAATGCGAAGAAAAACCAAGTCGAAACGTATTTCATTAACCCGAGGTTTACTCAATCTGTTAAGTAAATTTATCAACTTTGAAAAAGAGTTGTCAGAAAATCACAATATTGAGTTTATAGCTTTGTATTATAAGCGAATAAATACAATTCAAAGGATTTACAAACAACAAAAAGATCATTTTGATACAGGAGAAAAAATCAAAGATAGAATTGTAAGCATTCAAAAGGATTATATTCGTCCTATTGTTCGAGGAAAGGAAGTAAAACCTGTTGAATTTGGAGCAAAAGTTAACAAAGTTCAAATTGATGGAATTAGCTTTATCGAACATATTAACTTTAATGCATTTCATGAAGGAAATCGTTTTATTCAAACAGTCCAAAAAGCACAAGGATTAACTCGAAAAAAAGTAAAAATAGCTGGAGCAGATAAAATTTATGCCACCAATAAAAATAGAAAACACTGTAGTTCTAAGAACATAGAAACAGACTTTATCCCCAAGGGAAAAAAGCCGAAAAATCATAAAGAAAAAAAGCAACTTAGAGCTATTATCGCAAAAGAAAGAGCTACAAGATTAGAAGGTTCTTTTGGAAAGGATAAAGAATATTATCACTTACGAAAAATAAAAGCCAAAACTAAAAAGAATGAAATTCTATGGATATTCTTTGGAATACACACAGGGAATGCTCTTGAAATTGGCCGAAGAAAAATAGCTAAAACAGCACAACAAGTAGCCTAA
- a CDS encoding 6-pyruvoyl trahydropterin synthase family protein yields MSTIRITKQFNFETGHALYGYDGKCKNVHGHSYKLSVTVSGKPIKDTTNVKFGMVIDFGDLKKIVNEEIVDIFDHATVFNKNTPHVELAKELMDRGHDVLLVDYQPTSEMMVIDFAKKIKKRLPKNIKLHSIKLQETDTSFAEWYASEN; encoded by the coding sequence ATGAGTACAATTAGAATTACAAAGCAATTTAATTTTGAAACAGGTCATGCTTTATATGGTTATGATGGAAAATGTAAAAATGTTCACGGACATTCTTATAAACTTTCTGTAACTGTTTCAGGAAAACCAATTAAAGATACTACAAACGTAAAATTTGGGATGGTTATCGATTTTGGAGATTTAAAAAAAATTGTAAACGAAGAAATTGTAGATATTTTCGACCATGCTACTGTTTTTAATAAAAATACACCTCATGTAGAATTAGCCAAAGAATTAATGGACAGAGGACATGATGTTTTATTGGTAGATTACCAGCCAACGAGTGAAATGATGGTAATTGATTTTGCTAAAAAAATTAAAAAAAGATTGCCAAAAAACATCAAACTTCATTCTATAAAACTACAAGAAACAGATACCAGTTTTGCAGAATGGTATGCTTCTGAGAATTAA
- a CDS encoding condensin complex protein MksE codes for MREYPTKHRELVSLLLDGKFMIYPNPLFGVLVENDEDYIEFFKKSYDFDLIIETDFAYLSSEDVNEKRTRDFTLFLAILSRELDYSGKNFREKIEFGTFDIQETEELLRQSSKWEILEKTTVADFEKFIKTWRSKNLLEVNGSKFKFTKAIKLFFRFAMEIAEEKLKEQNILEKE; via the coding sequence ATGAGAGAATATCCAACAAAACATAGAGAATTAGTTAGCTTACTTTTAGATGGCAAATTTATGATTTACCCAAATCCTTTATTTGGAGTTTTAGTAGAGAATGATGAAGATTATATTGAGTTTTTCAAAAAATCTTATGACTTTGACCTTATTATAGAAACTGATTTTGCTTACTTATCATCAGAAGATGTGAATGAAAAACGAACAAGGGATTTTACTTTATTTCTTGCAATACTTTCAAGAGAATTAGATTATTCGGGAAAGAATTTTAGAGAAAAAATTGAATTTGGAACTTTTGACATTCAAGAAACAGAAGAACTTTTAAGACAATCAAGCAAATGGGAAATTTTGGAGAAAACCACGGTTGCCGATTTTGAGAAGTTTATAAAAACGTGGAGAAGTAAAAATCTTTTAGAAGTTAATGGAAGTAAGTTTAAATTTACAAAAGCAATAAAACTGTTTTTTCGGTTTGCAATGGAAATAGCAGAAGAAAAACTTAAAGAACAGAACATTTTGGAAAAAGAATAG
- a CDS encoding helix-turn-helix domain-containing protein, with protein MNTKQSFGEYLRKLREDQNLPIRKVASKLDIDPSTLGKIERGERSANKEMLPILAELFGIEEKTLGLILFSDKVAYQIIEEENTNEILKVAEEKIKYLKNKNLKQGSLDLK; from the coding sequence ATGAATACGAAACAATCGTTTGGAGAGTACTTACGGAAATTAAGGGAAGACCAAAATCTTCCGATACGAAAAGTTGCATCAAAACTGGATATTGACCCATCAACATTGGGAAAAATTGAACGTGGCGAAAGAAGTGCTAATAAAGAAATGCTTCCAATATTGGCGGAATTATTCGGAATAGAGGAAAAAACTCTTGGACTTATTCTTTTTAGCGACAAAGTAGCTTATCAGATTATCGAAGAAGAAAATACAAACGAAATCCTGAAAGTAGCTGAAGAAAAAATTAAATATTTAAAAAATAAGAATCTTAAACAAGGTTCATTGGACTTAAAATAA